One Hordeum vulgare subsp. vulgare chromosome 4H, MorexV3_pseudomolecules_assembly, whole genome shotgun sequence DNA window includes the following coding sequences:
- the LOC123448981 gene encoding uncharacterized protein LOC123448981, producing the protein MVNVNWELQGCCQHNQVVFIAAVGVSTVVILALWRTFLLTPFKLITVFLHETSHALACKLTCGDVEGMQVHANEGGVTQTRGGIYWIILPAGYLGSSFWGMVFILSSTHLLATRIAAGCFILALVIVLFVAKNWFLRWLCIGFIIFIAAVWVIQEFTTFHALKYVILFIGVMNSLFSVYDIYDDTISRRVNSSDAEKFAEICPCPCNGVGWGVIWGFISFIFLCASIYLGLVILS; encoded by the exons ATGGTGAACGTCAACTGGGAGCTGCAGGGCTGCTGCCAGCACAACCAGGTCGTCTTCATCGCCGCCGTCGGCGTCTCCACCGTCGTCATACTCGCC CTGTGGAGGACGTTCCTGCTCACGCCTTTCAAGCTCATCACCGTCTTCCTCCACGAGACCAGCCACGCCCTCGCCTGCAAGCTCACCTGCGGGGAT GTTGAGGGCATGCAGGTCCATGCTAATGAGGGTGGTGTTACACAAACTCGCGGCGGCATTTATTGGATAATCTTGCCTGCTGGAT ATCTGGGTTCGTCATTTTGGGGAATGGTGTTCATCCTTTCATCCACACATCTCCTTGCTACAAGAATTGCGGCTGGTTGCTTCATACTTGCTTTAGTTATTGTTCTCTTTGTTGCCAAAAAT TGGTTTCTGCGCTGGCTCTGCATTG GTTTCATCATATTCATTGCTGCTGTTTGGGTTATACAAGAATTTACAACTTTCCATGCTCTGAAGTATGTTATTCTATTCATAG GTGTTATGAACAGCTTATTTTCAGTTTATG ATATCTATGATGACACCATATCCCGAAGAGTTAATTCAAGTGATGCTGAGAAATTTGCTGAAATCTGCCCTTGTCCTTGCAATGGCGTTGGATGGGGTGTTATATG gGGCTTCATCTCATTTATTTTTCTCTGTGCATCGATATATCTTGGACTGGTTATATTGTCATGA